The genome window CAGCTTGTCCGCATGGACGGAAAGCGCAACCTTGAGCTGCTCTATCCCGTCATCAAACTCATTCATAGGTCCAGCGTAATACTCACCGGACAGTGGTCAGAACCCATGACAGCTGGATGGATATCTGCCGCCACAACCTTGTCTTTAAGCGCAGCGGACACAAGGAAGTAATCGATCCGCCAACCCACGTTCCGTTCCCGGGCGTTGGCAAAATGGCTCCACCACGTGTAGTACCCATTGCCTTCTTTGAAGAGACGAAGGGTGTCTACAAAACCGGCGTCAATAAAGGCTTGGAAGCCTGCCCGCTCTTCTGCAGTGAAGCCCTTTTTGCCTTTGTTAGCCTTGGGATGGGTAAGGTCAAGTTCCGTGTGTGCCACGTTAAAATCACCACACATAACCACTGGCTTTTTCTTTTCCAGAAGTTGGCAGTATTCAAGGAAGGCGGGGTCCCAGTGCTGATGGCGGAGCGGGATACGGCTTAGGTCGTCCTTGGAATTAGGTGTGTACACGGTGACTAAGTAGAACTGGTCGTATTCCGCAGCAAGTACACGTCCTTCGGTATTAGGGTCACCATGCCCGTCATCGCCCATGCCGTACTTGTCCTGGATCTC of Verrucomicrobiia bacterium contains these proteins:
- a CDS encoding exodeoxyribonuclease III, translating into MKLYSWNVNGIRAVLRKDAFLPFIKQEDPDVLCLQETKAQPGEAVFDLPDYKEYWNSAVKKGYSGTAIYSKTEPLAVIPGIPQEIQDKYGMGDDGHGDPNTEGRVLAAEYDQFYLVTVYTPNSKDDLSRIPLRHQHWDPAFLEYCQLLEKKKPVVMCGDFNVAHTELDLTHPKANKGKKGFTAEERAGFQAFIDAGFVDTLRLFKEGNGYYTWWSHFANARERNVGWRIDYFLVSAALKDKVVAADIHPAVMGSDHCPVSITLDL